In the Sesamum indicum cultivar Zhongzhi No. 13 unplaced genomic scaffold, S_indicum_v1.0 scaffold00338, whole genome shotgun sequence genome, tttttctggggGGTCGGGATCTTGTGCTTCCATTTCCGTTTTGCGTAGGGACTGGAAAAAGATTGTGGATTTGTTTGTTGAATCCAAATGGGTTTTCGGGAAAATGTATAAAAGTATAGTCTTGGTTTGTATTTCAATGGAACTGCTGGAATTTGATGCTTTTcaggttgggggggggggggacgNNNNNNNNNNNNNNNNNNNNNNNNNNNNNNNNNNNNNNNNNNNNGGTAAGAATAATTTTAGGTGTTTCACcacttatatatttgtattagaTTAGATGTGGCTTCTGattcaattttgtaaactTGGTTATTGTACTCATGCTTGATGAGGATGATCAGAATTTGAACTTTTGCCaaagatttcttttttgtggaATATGGCATCACTTGGAAGCTTGGCGTACCGTTCTCAAATTGAAGTTGTTGGGTCTGCGCTATTCTTGTCGGTTTTGTTTGTTAAACGTTTGAGATTTTAGGATGCTTGactgtattttattatattaccTTCTAAATAAAGGTTTGTGAATGGTGATAGTTTTGCAGTCTTTGGTTAAGGATGGCAAGCACAGTGGATGCAGCGGCAGGAGAACCAATCCCAACTTCATCTGTTCTGATGGCAGCGGCAAAGCATATAGGGACCAAGTGCCGTGGTGAGAATGTGGCTTTTTTGAAGTGCAAGAAGGATGATCCGAATCCTGAGAAATGTCTTGACAAAGGACGCCAAGTTACACAATGCGTGCTTCACCTGtaagttaaaatttagttCATTTATATGTGATACAAGATAGATTATTCGACTTTTACCAAACTTAATATGTGGCTGTCAAATTATGATCTGAACTTCTTTAGGCATCTTTATAGTAGCTTCTAACTGAGGGCTTTTATATATGCATTCTAAGAAACCAATGTGCATTGAAGACAGCTACCGcttattaatttgaaagtgTAATTTGAAGTCCATTCCACGTTAGGAATGTGTAGTTAATATGATGGCTGATCAGGTTGATTTTGCTGTTTCTGAAAGCTGAGTTTAAGTCAATTTCTGGTTTATTTTGGTCAGAATGCAATCATGGGCTTTCTAGTTaaggagaga is a window encoding:
- the LOC105180121 gene encoding NADH dehydrogenase [ubiquinone] 1 alpha subcomplex subunit 8-B-like produces the protein MASTVDAAAGEPIPTSSVLMAAAKHIGTKCRGENVAFLKCKKDDPNPEKCLDKGRQVTQCVLHLLKDLHQSCNKELDSYAGCMYYHTNEFEFCRKEQKEFEKACPF